Within the Camelus dromedarius isolate mCamDro1 chromosome 9, mCamDro1.pat, whole genome shotgun sequence genome, the region ttcctcctctttttcctctttcttctccatttcttcgtcctccttctcctcctcacccaggctctccccctcctcctcctcactcagagtctcctcctcctcccgcatGTTCAGGTGCCCCCCTTCCTCCTTGCTGAGGGGCTCCTTCCCTTCTTCATGTAggccctctttttccttcttactcAGCTTCTCTTCCTCCGGAGTcagtctcttttccttctttgaactCTTTTTCTTATGCTTCGTAGCCAAGTTCTCCTCCAATTCCTCTTCACTCAggcttactttctttttcttcttaatcaggtatttccctttctctttcttgggCAGAATCTCCTCCTCTTGTCCTTCCTCAGTGAGACTCTCCTCCTCTATCCCCTTCTTAGCTGGAACTTCCATTTCCTTCTCAACCAAACTTTCAGGTAAGTCTTCAAACAGTATGTCTTTGATATTCTCTAATAACCACTTTAGCTGGCTCTTTTCTGGTTTATTCTCCTCAATTCTCTTCAGAAGCTTCTTCAGCTGCTTTTTCCCTAACAGATTTTGCTGCTGGACCTCCTTCAACATGCTCTCTACCTGGATTTTATCTAATAATATGTTTTCCTGGACCTTCTCTAAGAATCTTTGGCCCTCCTCCAAGCTCTCTTCATCCATCAGTGTTCTCTCTTTGGCAGCCAGTCTATCATcttctagttttctttcttcctgaaactGATCCTTCTCTTCTTTGGTTATTTCCTCCTGTTCCTTAAAAAATTCCCACCTCTGGCCATCAATTCCACTCTTTCCCATAATGAATGACTGCTCTTCCTCAGATATTCCTATTTCTTTCAATGGCTCTGTACTAGTTTCTCTAATTATTTTTGTCAGGATCAACAGTTGactctctttcttccttatatatttttcccTGGAACTAGCCTCTTTTTCTTCAGAACTAATCCCTTTCCCCATATCCAGTTTCCTCGTCGTCTGTATCCTCTCCACTTTGATTCTCTTTTTTTCGTCCCTGGCAATACCCGTCCCCTCGCTCCTAATGTCATAGGCCaacttcctctcttcctcaggCAGTTCACCTTCTTCTTCcataatttccttctcttcttgggtaattttttcctttctcatagtTATGCCAATTCCTTCCCTGGctattgccttttctttctcagcaGTGTGCCTCTCTTCCTTGGCCAGTTTattgtctttctgaattagtctTTTCTCCAgtgccctttcttctttttcctggggctttttctccatttcctcagcttgttccttctcttctagggggaatttcttttttccccaggcCCATTGTGTTTTTtgatcactctctctctcttctttctgactCCATGTTCTCTCTTTCTGGGCCTGTTTCTCTTGTAGGGCTAGTAGTTCTTTTTCATGggcccattgtttttttttttctcaatggcTTTCTTATCTTTCCCAAcccatttctcctctttcttaggtttcttctctttttccatgacctctttcttttcttttggggatACCTTCTCAATTTTCTctatctttttctcctctttcggGACCAGTTTCATTTGTTCTCTGGCCCGTTGCTTTTCCCCCTCagcttctttttcctgtttttgaggCAATTTCTCCTCTTTATGACCCCATCTCTTTCCTTTCTACggctgtttctcttctttcaatGACTGTATTTCCATTTCCCCAGCCTGCTCCCTCTCTTCTAGGTCCACTTTCTTTTCCCCCCAGGCCTGTTGTGTCTTTTTCTTggttattttctcctctttctgagcccttctcttctttctccaagATTTGCTCGCCTTTTTCTGGGTCTGTTTATCTTCTTGTTGTGacaatttctccatttctccaaacttttccttctcttctggacccagtttctttcttttccaggctAATTGTTTGTCTTtagcctctttctcttctttcttagcctccctctccttctggtcatctttctcttgtttcttgacttgtttttttctttcttggatttgtttctttttacgggctgcttttttctcctttactaaTGATTTCCTCTTTTCTTGGGTCAGTTTACCCTCTTGCTCTGCCAAGCTGCCTCTTTCTAATGTCTGTTTTCCCTCTTCCCCAAACAGCCCTTCCTCTCGTTTAGATAAATGTTCTCCTTCCTGAGCCAATTTCCCCCTTTTCCAGGACTCTTCCTCAACATGTTTCTCCATACCCCAgatgtgtttcttctttttgtggtaatttttcatcttttttttaatttgtttctctaGTTTCAGGATTAGTTCCTCCTTGTTCCAAGGCAGCTCCAACTCTTCCTCACTcagctttttctcttcctcatccagctcctccccttcctcactcAGCAGCTCCTCTTTCTCACTCAGCTCCTCCACTTCCTCgcccagctcctcctcttcctcgccCAGCTCCTCCGCTTCATGGGACAACTTGTCTTCCAAGAACCCCTCTTCCTGGGCCCACATGCCTTCTTTGTGGGCCGGCATAGCCTTCCCCCAGCCCAACTTCCTCATTTCTGGGGTTGCCTTCCCCTCTTTCCAGTTcaccctctttcttttcctcaggaGTTTCTCCTTTTTTCCAGTCCTCCTCTTTTCTCCTAGGACTAACTTCTGCTCTTCCTTGGTTAATTTCTTTTGTGAGGAAGCCAGTATTTCTTCTTCCCAacctattttttctctttgatagGTCAGTTTCTTATCCTTAGCCAGCTTCTCCTTTCCCTGCATGAATTTCTTCTCTTGCTTATCCAGTTTCCTTTTCCCCTCAGTTATTTTCCCTTTTTGCATGGctagtttctttacttttttaaatttccttttctctaataCTTTGTCATTTTCTAATAGAGTAACTTTCTTCTTCTTGGTTTGAGAAAATGCCTTGCCTTTCTTTAATACTTTTTCACCCTGTTGTTCTCTCAATTctactgtttcttcttctttgatAACCTCCTTATCCACTTTTTCTGTTATAACAGGTGTTTCTTCCATCAATCTGTCACCCAGTTCTGATGAGTCCTCTAAAAGAGGACAGATCTCTTGGAAAAGATCCCAGCTGGGCTCTTCAGGAGCAAGCGTTGCCTGAGCCAAGTCCACCAATTCTTGACCCAGATCCCTTAACATTCCTGGATAGGAACTTGCTATTCTTGAGGTGACAAGATCGCAAATGTCATCCTGCCATGATCTGATGTCTGATCTAGTTGTGCGTCCAGGAATCCCAGACAAACCATGACCACTCTTTACACGTTTCTTCGTTGCATCTTCTTCTTGCTTGGTAACCTGTATGACTTCTTTCATGGACTCTTCTGCAGATGTCTCTGGAAtatccttcatttttttaatctcttccaaCTTTGCATCTGCTTTTTCATGGCTTTTTTTCAACGCTCTTTCCCAAAGCCTTTTCAAGCGTTCTTGTCTTTCCAGCTTAGGGATCACTTCTCCATAATCTTTCATGCTATGTTGATCTATGGTCTTCATAAATCCTgtggcctctgctgcctctgTGACTTCCAAGGCTTCTGAGGCTTCCCTGGCTTTTCTGGCCTCCAACATGACCTCTTTTGATTCAGCATCCTCTTGGGATATGACTGGTGGCAGCTCTGGCTCTAAGGCAACACCCTGGATGTCAATTTGCCCTGATTTCCCAGCTTCTCTTTCTTCACCTTCATCCTCTGAAGTCACTAGCACAGGGCTAAACTGTAAcaattctgtctctctctgcttcctggaaaCACTCAGGTCCCTTTTAACTGCACAGGTATCAGGAGAAAAGTAATTAAGAAAAACACAGaggttacaatagccaagacatggaagcaacctaaatgtccattgacagatgaatggataaagaagatatggtgtatatatacacaatagaatactgctcagccataaaaaagaatgaaataattcttcagcagcaacatggatggacctagagatgatcatactaagtgaattaagtcagcagaggaagacaaatatagtgatatcacttatatgtagaatctaaaaaatgatacaaatgaatttatttacaaaacagaaacatactcacagacatagaaaacaaacttaccattaccaaaggggaaatagagggggagggatgaattaggagtttgggattagcagacacaaagtactacacataaaatagataaacaacaaggttctactgtatagcacagggaactatattcaagatcttgtaataacctagaatgaaaaataatatgaaaaagaatatatatacatataactgaatcactttgctgtacaccagaaactaatgcaacattgtaagccaaatatacttgaattaaaaaaaataagaaataaaacaaacactccccccaccccaaaacccACAGAAGTCCTGAGTGAGATCCTTTGTAATATCTAGTTCAATGAACTACCATAAGAGATACAAAAGGGGGCTGAAGCTTTATGTAcagaaattcctgctgttttatcaCAATTTCCATAACCTAAAGAAATAAGACTTGGTATCTGTTGTGGGGTAGGTCTTTCCCAGGAAGATTACTTTCTGTGAAAAAGATTTTCCTTACTTAACTCTGTTACCACTGATATCTTTTTATATACCTGGGCCTTATTCACCCCGCCTTCTGGTGCTCTAAGGTAGGGCCCAAATATGCCCCATATATCACCCCATACGTACTAAGATTTCTACTCTTTGCTTCAAGATGTGTCTTTCCTCCCTCCGGTTTGGTGATCCTTATAGGTGCTGACAAAGGTTTGAGTGTTTTTTCAGTAAGGGCCGCAGGTTCACCAGCCCTTGCAATATCTAGAGAAAAGGGAAATTGCTTGTCTCTGTGTGATAAGGTCAGGTTCTCATTTAGCCGCTGCTCCACCTGAGTAAGCAGGTACTGGATATCATTAGCTTGAATTCCCAGCAGCCGGTCCAGAGTGGCTTCTCCAATAAAGTCCTGTCTACAAAAGTCAAGGGAAAAGAAGGATAATACTGAGccagcaataaaacaaaattagaagaggaggaggaggggaaagtaCAGGACGAGGAGATTCAAAAACAATGGAAGAAGCAGGGATAAGGTAGCCAACTAGGACAGAGTACTTCGAAGTAaaggatggataaagaagaaataatctaaaatagCACGGAATAGAGTAGTCAGGGTGACCCATGATGCTTCTTCATTTAGGAGATTTGGGGACTTGAGTCTTGAGGAATCTTAAGGAAGTGAGAAAATGATGGAAGGGCAGGCTAGTCAATGGACAGAAGAAGAGGGATAGGCACTTGGgtgaaaaacaaatagaatacAAAGAACATAGgcagatgaaaagaacagaaaaggggTTGTGGAGGAGAAGCAGCAGTCAGATTTTGGAGGTTAGGAGCTAGAAGGAACAGAAGCGAAGAAGGCTGCCACCCAACTTACTGCATTTCCTGGAAAGTTTCTTGTCTCTTCAGCAGGCCTACCAGCATACTCTTAGTTTGGATGCCTGTGACTCTCATCATAAGGTATAAGGCCTTAGCCCACACATTTTCATCACTGTCCATCAATCCCATAGCCAGTGGAACAGCAAAGAGATGGCATATGAGGCCCAGCCTCTCTAGCCCCTCCCAGGCTATCTCACGGACCTGTGGATTGGAATGAATTGTATCTTCCAGGAGGCGACTGGCAGCCTCAGACTGCAACCTTGAAGATACTTCATAGAAGGCAAAAATTTGTGCCAGGACACTAATATATGTCTTGTATTGCTCTATAGAACAGCAAACTGTGAGGTTGAGGATGGcctcaattaaaatattaataagtcCTTCATCAAATTTTCTTCCCATACAATTTTGGTTGATCATGTTCACAAGACCATCAAAGAAAGTTTGTTTCTGCTGCTTGGATTTATAACCCTGTTTACTCtctgagattttctcttttactgGAGTCCTAGGTGACTGTGCCTGGCGTCTGCTGAGTTCAGTCATGTCCCAGTCCTTATCTTGGTAGGATGGGGGCAGATCATAGCATAGGAAGATTGGGGTGCCCTCAGGCCAAAGGCGGGCACGGATCACTGAGTTGGGGATGTAGCCATCAGGAGGAAAGGGCCATTGCCGCCCTCGACCAAAGAAGCGCCGTAAAATATGGTAGGGTTTCAAcccatcccagccagccagccgcAATCGAGCAGGAACCTTGTGTAGAGGACGATCATGCTTGGAATTAAGAGTAGAAAAATTAATATCCTTATCCTCCAAAAAATGCAATTTTGCTCCCTCTTGAATCACAGAGGACTTATGTCTCTCTTCCTCTACAACATGGGGCACAGTGTTGTCAAAGGCAATGGCCTGTTTGTTGACAAGGGCTTCTAGCCCCTGTAATTCCTGCAGCCCTTGACCACAGTAGACAAATCTGGGTACAAATACTCTTTCATATGAAAAGAAGAAGCTAGGCAAGAAGGGTTTAGGGCCTTCTAGTATTTCATctgcattgtttacaatagctagGTGAATCAGCTGAGCTGGAGGGAGCAATTTTAAGCAGGATACCAGGTAAAGACTCTGGTTGAAAGTCAAAAGCAGGTCACCCCAATTATTGGCAAAGCAGACTGGGCCAAAATGTAATGCTGAGTCCAACTCAGTTATGAGTTTACCATGGAAGTCCCAGATCCGGACTGAACCATCAATGTCCCCTGCGACAAAAAGTTTCAGGGAAAGGCAGACATCAAATGAAGTGATGGCACACTGGTGCAGGCATTTTGTCTCGTTAGACACAGAACTTTTCTCTGATTCTGAAGATGTCAGAAAATTTTCGTAGTGCCAGAGATGccaacagtggttctcagtgaTGGCACCCACAGAACCTGGTAAGAGTATCACGTGTTTTAGGAGGCAACTACAGAGAATTTTGCTGACGGTCTGCAGGATTACCTTGTTCTCCTGAAGCACAGCTTCTGTCACGTGTACAATATTATCCATGCCATAGGAACAGAGCAATGAGTACTTCTGGGGACCTTCCAGGATAGACAATGCCAGTACTGCCCCAGAGTGAATAGTCTTCTCTATTCGGGCACAGCTATAGTGGGAGAGAATTCTCACAATGCCACTCTCATGCCCACAGAACATCAACCCTGCCAGGCCCTTACCCAAATGGGACTGCCCATAAGCCAGGCACCTTACTCTATCCACAGGGTTTACTGAAGTGCACACAAGATACTTGGCTGTGCAAGGGAAGCGTGTTGCATCAAACACCAGCACCTCTGAACTGTCTGTTGCCACAAAGAGCTCCTCTTTGTCTGAATCATAGGCCCAAACCACAGCCTTATCCGTGATAAGTAGAGGCCAGGTGATAACCAGGAGATCTCCTGTTGCTGGAGACAAGAAGCGCAACAAACCATCCTTAGTGACACACAGGATCCGAATCCAATTATGGCCGCAGCAGACCTGCTGCACCTTCAGGGGAGCAGAACCGCAGATACTGAAGAGGCTATAAAAGTAGGGCAGGTGGTACAATGAGAAAGTGTAGGTAGTCTGGCAGAAAAAAGAGGTGTTATCAATAAACTGCAGTTTCTGCAGATCCTCATCAATATCCAGCTGCCACAGCAAGTTCCCAAAGGCAAGGTTCCATTCTTTCACTACACC harbors:
- the LOC105096955 gene encoding LOW QUALITY PROTEIN: WD repeat-containing protein 87-like (The sequence of the model RefSeq protein was modified relative to this genomic sequence to represent the inferred CDS: substituted 1 base at 1 genomic stop codon), producing the protein MIEKIKFHLLDHVPPIQAMVHTGSYHMLIAYCGDMRLWLFGDHHREFTSLGTVLCRFSISCLCYDSEAEMLLSGTLGAVVTWFILPNGRGLQMAQTIPMAGGELVQGFSLNGPQGSLMALCENKVILFTHQGQGQLEEVKKFTPITSGSSITCSFTCVSQGYFYAGNRDGEIYAWGLDRGNFLHSFQADSSSVICIQSRPETHTLLTAGSEGVVKEWNLAFGNLLWQLDIDEDLQKLQFIDNTSFFCQTTYTFSLYHLPYFYSLFSICGSAPLKVQQVCCGHNWIRILCVTKDGLLRFLSPATGDLLVITWPLLITDKAVVWAYDSDKEELFVATDSSEVLVFDATRFPCTAKYLVCTSVNPVDRVRCLAYGQSHLGKGLAGLMFCGHESGIVRILSHYSCARIEKTIHSGAVLALSILEGPQKYSLLCSYGMDNIVHVTEAVLQENKVILQTVSKILCSCLLKHVILLPGSVGAITENHCWHLWHYENFLTSSESEKSSVSNETKCLHQCAITSFDVCLSLKLFVAGDIDGSVRIWDFHGKLITELDSALHFGPVCFANNWGDLLLTFNQSLYLVSCLKLLPPAQLIHLAIVNNADEILEGPKPFLPSFFFSYERVFVPRFVYCGQGLQELQGLEALVNKQAIAFDNTVPHVVEEERHKSSVIQEGAKLHFLEDKDINFSTLNSKHDRPLHKVPARLRLAGWDGLKPYHILRRFFGRGRQWPFPPDGYIPNSVIRARLWPEGTPIFLCYDLPPSYQDKDWDMTELSRRQAQSPRTPVKEKISESKQGYKSKQQKQTFFDGLVNMINQNCMGRKFDEGLINILIEAILNLTVCCSIEQYKTYISVLAQIFAFYEVSSRLQSEAASRLLEDTIHSNPQVREIAWEGLERLGLICHLFAVPLAMGLMDSDENVWAKALYLMMRVTGIQTKSMLVGLLKRQETFQEMQQDFIGEATLDRLLGIQANDIQYLLTQVEQRLNENLTLSHRDKQFPFSLDIARAGEPAALTEKTLKPLSAPIRITKPEGGKTHLEAKSRNLIKRDLSVSRKQRETELLQFSPVLVTSEDEGEEREAGKSGQIDIQGVALEPELPPVISQEDAESKEVMLEARKAREASEALEVTEAAEATGFMKTIDQHSMKDYGEVIPKLERQERLKRLWERALKKSHEKADAKLEEIKKMKDIPETSAEESMKEVIQVTKQEEDATKKRVKSGHGLSGIPGRTTRSDIRSWQDDICDLVTSRIASSYPGMLRDLGQELVDLAQATLAPEEPSWDLFQEICPLLEDSSELGDRLMEETPVITEKVDKEVIKEEETVELREQQGEKVLKKGKAFSQTKKKKVTLLENDKVLEKRKFKKVKKLAMQKGKITEGKRKLDKQEKKFMQGKEKLAKDKKLTYQREKIGWEEEILASSQKKLTKEEQKLVLGEKRRTGKKEKLLRKRKRVNWKEGKATPEMRKLGWGKAMPAHKEGMWAQEEGFLEDKLSHEAEELGEEEEELGEEVEELSEKEELLSEEGEELDEEEKKLSEEELELPWNKEELILKLEKQIKKKMKNYHKKKKHIWGMEKHVEEESWKRGKLAQEGEHLSKREEGLFGEEGKQTLERGSLAEQEGKLTQEKRKSLVKEKKAARKKKQIQERKKQVKKQEKDDQKEREAKKEEKEAKDKQLAWKRKKLGPEEKEKFGEMEKLSQQEDKQTQKKASKSWRKKRRAQKEEKITKKKTQQAWGEKKVDLEEREQEKEAEGEKQRAREQMKLVPKEEKKIEKIEKVSPKEKKEVMEKEKKPKKEEKWAQKERTWSQKEERESDQKTQWAWGKKKFPLEEKEQAEEMEKKPQEKEERALEKRLIQKDNKLAKEERHTAEKEKAIAREGIGITMRKEKITQEEKEIMEEEGELPEEERKLAYDIRSEGTGIARDEKKRIKVERIQTTRKLDMGKGISSEEKEASSREKYIRKKESQLLILTKIIRETSTEPLKEIGISEEEQSFIMGKSGIDGQRWEFFKEQEEITKEEKDQFQEERKLEDDRLAAKERTLMDEESLEEGQRFLEKVQENILLDKIQVESMLKEVQQQNLLGKKQLKKLLKRIEENKPEKSQLKWLLENIKDILFEDLPESLVEKEMEVPAKKGIEEESLTEEGQEEEILPKKEKGKYLIKKKKKVSLSEEELEENLATKHKKKSSKKEKRLTPEEEKLSKKEKEGLHEEGKEPLSKEEGGHLNMREEEETLSEEEEGESLGEEEKEDEEMEKKEEKEEERATRQKDEESMSKKEQESRLTEAMLSEEEGILKTEISKEEVNLSKLVIEGEALAEEREGTARRKMAPEKERLLGGRRAPTLMDKATWPTIMRSPFKIQLPGALEKEKGVPLKLLGDQLDLEGQESQLLGTHHMKSLWRRQEDIFLEKARDMFLQVMETGLETQPREDLHRPKPHLPDIIKQQKPVCRPKGGKWKWFMKYQDSQVGKTEDQTPAPAPAPTPAPTPVPAPALTSMPAKRPXHSEERFSDEDWISNALIRLEAGEQLSRDSFHRLNQLLRHFSSKGYLKCLHLSNLKAIAKHLQQNTQISPLDISQPYKDVLSPVHLKVIPPIGRKEMESWKKALPIPTPVLPSPTKRIQDPKAINWHLLGEPYRNAQAQWLSSVLKEIEMQYFYPATRDIFTGAHTSVEKQTLALMFQKNLRAFKGRGRALKLPQLEKKAQPNSKEKEGVPRWETFVALYHVLRMLQQRYARDTAAWMEQFYRLMDVYQLKSPRIQKLLLELLQRRKLQPQETIYKKALKTEELVLGERLFYGLFCGSSHAPAGPLEFQGVVPLPGQNRVYTIQPVDIAHYAFLELAWKGLPQVSPYRTEKLPNIPTPTL